TCTTGTTTCGAGTGTCGtaatttgatttcattttggaTGGATTTACTTTCCTCGGTAAGGCGGCTTTGGTGTCGGAAGTTTCAAGTGTATTCGGTTCAGCTTGAGTTTTTTGCTGACTGGTGTTTTTGGGAGGAGCTCCACACTTTTGTACTTCCATCCTAGCCGATTGATTCGCATGATCTTTCGATTCGCGACGGGGTGTACTCACGGATTTTGGCGAGGAACAAGGAGTCTTGAAATTCTTATCCCTTGTCTGGGTCTTTGTCAGAGATGAAACCTTCTTAGGTGTGTGCGGCCTGGAGGGACCCTTATCCCTGTCACTTTTTTCAGATAAATGGGGTGATCTAGACCTTGATCTAAAGTAACGTTCTTTTGCTGacgattttttgttgattttatgaGAACTGGGAGTGTTTTCTTCGGTTTCGAGCACcctttcaaaatttttgttggttGCTCCATTAACGATTTTCTTTTCCGACGCAGCTAGCTGTGAACTTTTTTCTGATTCTGCCTCATTTTCGGATTCGGGTTCCAGCACTCCACAGGGTTGGCCTTTAACTAGTGCCTGCTTTTTATTGAAatgtcaaaataaatatatattaaacatAGGGCGAGAAAAAGAGGATCAGAGGTCCTACCATCATGGCATCGGCTCTGGCCCTGTCGCTGCTCAGTCCCCAGGTCGGAAACATAAATGGCATCGCCGCGAAGATTCTGGACCATGCGTTGATACTGCCGCACTCATCTGAGCAGTACCTAGAGTCCGGCCGAGCAGTATCATCGCAGCGGTTCGTCCTACAAATGCGCCGCTTCATGCTTCGAGTGCTTGACGGCAGACTCGGATTGCCGGCAGTTCTTTCCGTTGGATTTGGGTTCAAATTGCACTGAGATGCCTTCGATTCGACGGACTTTGAGGGAACGGGCGCTGCCTTTTCGTCATTCTTACGGTCTTTTGGCGAATTATCCAGGAACCCCGCCCTTAACTTCACCGGATCAGCCGCACCGGTCGCCCCTTCCCTAACGCACCTCAAAGCACTGAGAGACTTTCTCCGAGTCAACAAGGAACTTGGTTTAGAGGCATCCGGCTGGGCCGCCTTA
This region of Drosophila bipectinata strain 14024-0381.07 chromosome 2L, DbipHiC1v2, whole genome shotgun sequence genomic DNA includes:
- the LOC108121127 gene encoding CXXC-type zinc finger protein 1 isoform X1; amino-acid sequence: MPVVHRRINEVDMPKKQDPVAASPERYCICRSSRADGFMICCDKCNVWFHGDCISLEEDVGLQYDVYYCDKCRLMNRRLKCTYKSQPTTKTTEPEPAASKAAQPDASKPSSLLTRRKSLSALRCVREGATGAADPVKLRAGFLDNSPKDRKNDEKAAPVPSKSVESKASQCNLNPNPTERTAGNPSLPSSTRSMKRRICRTNRCDDTARPDSRYCSDECGSINAWSRIFAAMPFMFPTWGLSSDRARADAMMQALVKGQPCGVLEPESENEAESEKSSQLAASEKKIVNGATNKNFERVLETEENTPSSHKINKKSSAKERYFRSRSRSPHLSEKSDRDKGPSRPHTPKKVSSLTKTQTRDKNFKTPCSSPKSVSTPRRESKDHANQSARMEVQKCGAPPKNTSQQKTQAEPNTLETSDTKAALPRKVNPSKMKSNYDTRNKRNFIGRSNLCFNKELIKDPILCDPKESRQNKLKALSQIVSKLLPEQKDYLVKRRKAMEAQRVSTKETVNEQRACKATSLKD
- the LOC108121127 gene encoding CXXC-type zinc finger protein 1 isoform X2; amino-acid sequence: MPVVHRRINEVDMPKKQDPVAASPERYCICRSSRADGFMICCDKCNVWFHGDCISLEEDVGLQYDVYYCDKCRLMNRRLKCTYKSQPTTKTTEPEPAASKAAQPDASKPSSLLTRRKSLSALRCVREGATGAADPVKLRAGFLDNSPKDRKNDEKAAPVPSKSVESKASQCNLNPNPTERTAGNPSLPSSTRSMKRRICRTNRCDDTARPDSRYCSDECGSINAWSRIFAAMPFMFPTWGLSSDRARADAMMALVKGQPCGVLEPESENEAESEKSSQLAASEKKIVNGATNKNFERVLETEENTPSSHKINKKSSAKERYFRSRSRSPHLSEKSDRDKGPSRPHTPKKVSSLTKTQTRDKNFKTPCSSPKSVSTPRRESKDHANQSARMEVQKCGAPPKNTSQQKTQAEPNTLETSDTKAALPRKVNPSKMKSNYDTRNKRNFIGRSNLCFNKELIKDPILCDPKESRQNKLKALSQIVSKLLPEQKDYLVKRRKAMEAQRVSTKETVNEQRACKATSLKD